The following are encoded together in the Triticum dicoccoides isolate Atlit2015 ecotype Zavitan chromosome 6B, WEW_v2.0, whole genome shotgun sequence genome:
- the LOC119326061 gene encoding histone H4 gives MSGRGKGGKGLGKGGAKRHRKVLRDNIQGITKPAIRRLARRGGVKRISGLIYEETRGVLKIFLENVIRDAVTYTEHARRKTVTAMDVVYALKRQGRTLYGFGG, from the coding sequence ATGTCCGGCCGCGGCAAGGGAGGGAAGGGGCTGGGCAAGGGAGGCGCCAAGCGCCACCGGAAGGTGCTGCGCGACAACATCCAGGGGATAACCAAGCCGGCCATCCGCCGTCTGGCGCGGCGTGGCGGCGTGAAGCGCATCTCGGGgctcatctacgaggagacccgCGGCGTGCTCAAGATCTTCCTGGAGAACGTCATCCGCGACGCTGTCACCTACACCGAGCACGCCCGCCGCAAGACCGTCACCGCCATGGACGTCGTCTACGCGCTCAAGCGACAGGGACGCACCCTCTACGGATTCGGCGGCTAG